The following are encoded together in the Blattabacterium cuenoti BPAA genome:
- the smpB gene encoding SsrA-binding protein SmpB yields MSILNRKARFKYHFLEHYVSGIQLFGTEVKSIRQNKANIMESFCQMRHGELYSINMYIAEYKFGTNWNHSSRRERKLLLKKQELIKINKKLKNPGLTLIPIELFFNDKGYIKMKIVLAKGKKTYDKRESLRKRDFCREIQQSFKLKNRI; encoded by the coding sequence ATGAGTATTCTCAATAGAAAAGCAAGATTTAAATATCATTTTCTGGAACATTACGTATCTGGAATACAATTATTTGGTACAGAAGTAAAATCAATAAGACAAAATAAGGCCAATATAATGGAAAGTTTCTGTCAAATGAGACATGGAGAGTTGTATTCTATAAACATGTATATAGCTGAATATAAATTTGGAACAAACTGGAATCATTCAAGTAGAAGAGAAAGAAAATTATTATTGAAAAAACAAGAATTAATAAAAATCAATAAAAAATTAAAAAATCCAGGTTTAACTTTAATTCCCATAGAATTATTTTTTAATGATAAAGGATATATAAAAATGAAAATCGTTTTAGCTAAAGGAAAAAAAACATATGATAAACGTGAATCTTTGCGTAAAAGAGATTTTTGTAGGGAAATCCAGCAATCTTTTAAATTAAAAAATCGTATTTAA
- the tatC gene encoding twin-arginine translocase subunit TatC, which produces MMNENKMPFWKHIEELRKHIIHCLCAIIIAMIILMNNKNIIFDYIIFGPAKTDFITYRVFYKLANSFLGVHLNSISFLYKNLEIQNRQIFGQFNIYVWTCFIGGVILSFPYVVYEFWKFIKPALSDEEKKYSLWILIMVTFLFLLGIFFGYFILCPFLIHFGYSFRISYIPKNIFDLSDYISLIVHSVFSMGIIFLFPFLIFFLTKMELISYSFLKKYRKHAFLILLVIASAITPGDILSTIIVLIPLLILYQVSVYISFQTNKKAS; this is translated from the coding sequence TTGATGAATGAAAATAAAATGCCGTTTTGGAAACATATAGAGGAATTAAGAAAACATATAATTCATTGTCTTTGTGCAATAATCATTGCAATGATTATTTTAATGAACAATAAAAATATTATATTTGATTACATTATTTTTGGTCCAGCAAAAACAGATTTCATTACTTACCGTGTATTTTATAAACTAGCGAATTCCTTTCTAGGTGTACATTTAAACTCCATTTCTTTTTTATATAAAAATTTAGAAATACAAAATAGACAAATATTTGGTCAGTTCAATATTTATGTATGGACTTGCTTCATAGGAGGAGTCATTTTATCATTTCCTTATGTTGTTTATGAATTTTGGAAATTCATAAAACCGGCTCTTTCGGATGAAGAAAAGAAATATTCTCTATGGATACTGATCATGGTTACTTTTCTGTTTTTGTTAGGAATTTTTTTCGGTTATTTTATATTATGTCCATTTTTAATTCATTTTGGATATTCTTTTAGAATAAGTTATATTCCGAAAAATATATTTGATTTATCAGATTATATTTCTTTAATCGTCCATTCCGTGTTTTCTATGGGGATTATTTTTTTATTTCCATTTCTTATATTTTTTCTAACTAAAATGGAATTAATATCTTATTCATTTTTAAAAAAATACAGAAAACATGCTTTTCTGATTCTATTAGTTATAGCTTCTGCTATAACACCTGGAGATATTTTAAGTACAATCATCGTATTAATTCCTCTTCTAATACTTTATCAAGTCAGTGTATATATTTCTTTTCAGACAAATAAAAAAGCCTCTTGA
- a CDS encoding OmpA family protein has product MKNVNFFIIALFTFFSSVFSQEDSKEKWFIRVGAHDINYYPITSPFKGFFLKKNNSFIPIISSIELEHNIKKHIGLYLDASLGMVDNPRWKIENNFFMKLSPGVNLYILPHKKFDPYLRFGVGYHKFNNYLNRELRISETKYFKTNKKNFLLLDSGLGLNLWLVSNFGFNIQSTYNQVFAKQSDDYLNFWKHNVGLIFRFGNLQIHQDHKHDHNKTVGETNQDNYSSSVVPVIKEKEEEEKKICCNNQEDSDHDGVLDQEDFCPNQFGLKKFQGCPDTDLDNIPDHEDKCPNKFGKKENQGCPNIVFSPILFSSGKSSLSPHSLTRINKISEIMINTLPNSKFYINGYTDSNGNLYLNQTLSVKRAHSVFEALVSKGVDASRIEVRGLGIEKKKGRRVEIIIRKS; this is encoded by the coding sequence ATGAAAAACGTCAATTTTTTTATTATTGCTTTATTTACTTTTTTTTCGTCTGTTTTTTCCCAAGAAGATTCGAAAGAAAAATGGTTTATCCGAGTAGGAGCACATGACATAAATTATTATCCTATAACGTCTCCTTTTAAAGGTTTTTTTCTAAAAAAAAATAATAGTTTCATTCCCATTATTTCTAGCATAGAATTAGAACATAATATAAAGAAACATATAGGTTTGTATCTAGATGCTTCATTAGGAATGGTAGATAATCCGAGATGGAAAATAGAAAATAACTTTTTTATGAAGTTAAGTCCTGGAGTGAATTTATATATTTTACCTCATAAGAAGTTTGATCCTTATTTAAGATTTGGAGTAGGTTATCATAAGTTCAATAATTATCTCAATAGAGAGTTGAGAATTTCCGAAACAAAATATTTTAAAACAAATAAAAAAAATTTTCTTCTATTAGATAGTGGATTAGGGTTAAATTTATGGCTGGTTTCTAACTTTGGATTTAATATTCAAAGCACTTATAATCAAGTATTTGCAAAACAATCAGATGATTATTTGAATTTTTGGAAACATAATGTAGGATTGATTTTCCGTTTTGGAAATCTCCAAATTCATCAAGATCATAAACATGATCATAATAAAACTGTTGGAGAAACAAATCAAGATAATTATTCTTCTTCCGTTGTTCCCGTTATTAAAGAAAAAGAAGAAGAAGAAAAAAAAATTTGTTGTAATAATCAAGAAGACTCAGATCATGATGGTGTTTTAGATCAAGAAGATTTCTGTCCAAATCAATTTGGATTAAAAAAATTTCAGGGTTGTCCGGATACAGATTTAGATAATATCCCGGATCATGAAGATAAATGCCCAAACAAATTTGGAAAAAAAGAAAATCAAGGATGTCCTAATATCGTTTTTAGTCCTATTTTATTCAGTTCTGGTAAATCTTCATTATCTCCTCATTCTTTAACAAGAATTAATAAAATTTCTGAGATCATGATTAATACTCTTCCTAATTCTAAATTTTACATCAATGGATATACAGATTCGAATGGAAATTTATATTTGAATCAAACTTTATCTGTAAAAAGAGCTCATTCCGTATTTGAAGCTTTAGTATCTAAAGGGGTAGATGCTTCTAGAATAGAAGTTAGAGGATTAGGAATCGAAAAGAAAAAAGGAAGACGTGTTGAAATCATAATCCGAAAGTCATAA
- a CDS encoding transketolase: protein MNVRYLKDLCIQVRRDVLRMVNDAKSGHPGGSLGCTEYFVSLYQKIMHYNSNKFSIDGKGEDLFFLSNGHISPVYYSILARSGFFSIKELSTFRKLNSRLQGHPSVHGGLPGIRISSGSLGQGMSISIGAALSKKLNKELSSIIYSLHGDGELNEGQIWEAVLYAGSRKIDNYIATVDYNGQQIDGTTDEVLPLGDLKKKFESFDWKVLEELEGNNIEKVINILKKGKNETGRGKPILIILYTQMGYGVDFMVGDNAWHGKAPNKEELRKALYQLPETSLGDYPL, encoded by the coding sequence ATGAATGTACGTTATTTAAAAGATTTGTGTATTCAAGTGAGGAGAGATGTTTTACGTATGGTAAATGACGCAAAATCTGGACATCCTGGTGGATCTTTAGGGTGTACAGAGTATTTTGTTTCTTTATATCAAAAGATTATGCATTATAATTCAAATAAATTTTCTATAGATGGAAAAGGAGAAGACCTTTTTTTCTTATCCAATGGACATATATCTCCTGTTTATTATAGCATATTAGCTCGTTCTGGTTTTTTTTCGATTAAAGAATTATCTACTTTTAGAAAGTTAAATTCTCGTTTGCAAGGACATCCATCTGTACATGGAGGACTCCCTGGAATACGAATTTCTTCTGGTTCTTTAGGGCAAGGAATGTCTATATCTATTGGTGCTGCTTTATCAAAAAAACTCAATAAAGAATTGAGTAGTATAATTTATAGTTTGCATGGAGATGGAGAATTAAATGAAGGACAAATTTGGGAAGCAGTTTTATATGCAGGTTCTAGAAAAATAGATAATTATATAGCCACTGTAGATTATAATGGTCAACAAATAGATGGAACGACAGATGAAGTATTACCTTTAGGGGATTTAAAAAAAAAATTTGAATCCTTTGATTGGAAAGTTCTAGAAGAATTAGAAGGGAACAATATTGAAAAAGTAATTAACATTTTAAAAAAAGGAAAAAATGAAACTGGAAGAGGAAAACCTATTTTAATCATATTATATACCCAAATGGGATATGGTGTAGATTTTATGGTGGGAGATAATGCATGGCATGGAAAAGCCCCCAATAAAGAAGAATTGAGGAAAGCTTTATATC